In Lutra lutra chromosome 6, mLutLut1.2, whole genome shotgun sequence, the following are encoded in one genomic region:
- the MUC21 gene encoding mucin-21: MQKGNSLLKYWLLLHLLLLETGLSTGETTTSGENEYNSISGGTSTLVNTGFSTTSAGTSIVSNTGSSVTSSGTSTATSIGSSVTSSGSSTTSSTESSTASGGTSTPMNTGSSTISDRTSIATQTGPSVTSSGSSTTSSTESSTASGGTRTASSTESSVTSSGSSTTSSTESSTASGGTSTASSTESSVTSSGSSTTSSTESSTASGGTSTASSTESSVTSSGSSTTSSTESSTASGGTSTASSTESSVTSSGSSTTSSTESSTASGETSTPVNTGSSTTSGRTSIVTQTGPSVTSSGSSTTSSTESSTASGGTSTASSTESRVTSSTESSTASGGTSTPVKTGSSTTSGRTSIATQTGPSVTSSGSITTSITESSTASSTESSVTSSGSSKVSSTGSNTNPSGTSTASNPGSSVTSSRTSIASNTGSSVTSIGTSIAANTASSATTGGSSTHSPIGTHTTSHGVGTSATTPVNEMIPRGTLKPWEIFLITLVSVVVAVGFFAGLFFCVRNSLSLRNVFDTAVYHPHGPNLGMGPGGNHGVHHRPSWSPNWFWRRPVSSVAMEMRRGYNGP; this comes from the exons ATGCAGAAAGGAAACAGTCTCCTTAAGTATTGGTTACTGTTGCATCTCCTACTTTTAGAAACCG GATTATCAACAGGTGAAACAACCACATCAGGTGAGAATGAATACAACTCAATCTCTGGAGGGACGAGCACACTTGTCAATACTGGATTTAGCACAACCTCTGCTGGAACAAGTATAGTCTCCAACACTGGATCTAGTGTGACCTCTAGTGGAACCAGTACAGCCACCAGCATTGGATCCAGTGTGACCTCCAGTGGGTCCAGCACAACCTCCAGTACTGAATCTAGCACAGCCTCTGGAGGGACCAGCACACCTATGAATACTGGATCTAGCACAATCTCTGACAGGACTAGTATAGCCACCCAAACTGGACCCAGTGTGACCTCCAGTGGGTCCAGCACAACCTCCAGTACTGAATCTAGCACAGCCTCTGGAGGGACCCGCACAGCCTCCAGCACTGAATCCAGTGTGACCTCCAGTGGGTCCAGCACAACCTCCAGTACTGAATCTAGCACAGCCTCTGGAGGGACCAGCACAGCCTCCAGCACTGAATCCAGTGTGACCTCCAGTGGGTCCAGCACAACCTCCAGTACTGAATCTAGCACAGCCTCTGGAGGGACCAGCACAGCCTCCAGCACTGAATCCAGTGTGACCTCCAGTGGGTCCAGCACAACCTCCAGTACTGAATCTAGCACAGCCTCTGGAGGGACCAGCACAGCCTCCAGCACTGAATCCAGTGTGACCTCCAGTGGGTCCAGCACAACCTCCAGTACTGAATCTAGCACAGCTTCTGGAGAGACCAGCACACCTGTTAATACTGGATCTAGCACAACCTCTGGCAGGACTAGTATAGTCACCCAAACTGGACCCAGTGTGACCTCCAGTGGGTCCAGTACAACCTCCAGTACTGAATCTAGCACAGCCTCTGGAGGGACCAGCACAGCCTCCAGCACTGAATCCAGAGTGACCTCCAGTACTGAATCTAGCACAGCCTCTGGAGGGACCAGCACACCTGTCAAAACTGGATCTAGCACAACCTCTGGCAGGACTAGTATAGCCACCCAAACTGGACCCAGTGTGACCTCCAGTGGGTCCATCACAACCTCCATTACTGAATCTAGCACAGCCTCCAGCACTGAATCCAGTGTGACCTCCAGTGGGTCCAGCAAAGTGTCTAGTACTGGATCCAACACAAACCCCAGTGGGACCAGCACAGCCTCCAACCCTGGATCCAGTGTGACTTCCAGCAGGACCAGTATAGCCTCCAACACTGGATCTAGTGTGACTTCCATCGGGACCAGCATAGCTGCCAACACTGCATCCAGTGCAACCACAGGAGGCTCTAGCACACATTCTCCAATTGGAACACACACAACTTCCCATGGGGTTGGCACGAGTGCTACTACTCCAGTGAATGAAATGATACCCAGAGGGACCCTGAAACCATGGGAAATCTTCCTCATTACTCTTGTCTCGGTTGTAGTGGCTGTGGGATTCTTTGCTGGGCTCTTCTTCTGTGTG AGAAATTCCCTGTCCCTGAGAAACGTCTTTGACACAGCTGTCTACCACCCCCATGGCCCCAACCTTGGCATGGGCCCTGGAGGGAATCATGGAGTCCACCACAGGCCTAGCTGGAGCCCTAACTGGTTCTGGAGGAGACCAGTATCTTCAGTAGCCATGGAGATGAGAAGGGGATACAATGGGCCCTGA